From the Musa acuminata AAA Group cultivar baxijiao chromosome BXJ3-1, Cavendish_Baxijiao_AAA, whole genome shotgun sequence genome, the window ggtcgtcatgacctacatccactccatcgattcctcttccgtcgaggctactagCATCCActgacgatcttctttcaatgggcgaagatcaagtaCCCTTTTAtaatcctcttctccttttcacaagtttaggagacaacctttacacccccttcaaTCCTCTCTAAatctatactaacacttagagcttttaaagGAGTtcacacacaagattacaacatcatttctttctttttcactctctattcttgtgtgagttaaccagggatgagagaggtatttataggcctcaagttgattcaaacttggagcctaaaaatatctcatcctgggtttcccgagtacgagtggtatcaccgcctgcagcactaacactgggtggtaccatcgcttagactaacggtaccaccgcctgacaatctctcggagattgtgtttgggcgatagcactacctgacacaatctcgaagattgtgccataacggtgccacatgttgggtcactgtttggaccttttcacttggcccaacacaacccaaacttgggcctagttggctcctaattaagttggtctaattacattctaaactgactcaattaaactctaaactaactcgatttagtcataatcgattacaagcgaatcctttaTTGTCCGGcttatcattggttcttccgacgcttcgtccgatcctccgacgcttcgtccgatcctccgATGCATCGTCCGATCTTTCGATGCATCGTCATTTCCTTCGACTTATTGTTCaattagcatgttgtcttctcacaacatatgatcttcttggcgcaatgtccaatcttcttagcccaatgcccgaattcacAGACCGAAACCTTCTactgacacgtcgaccgatcctccggctcgacgtccaatcttctgacatgtttgcttcggcccaacgtctgatcccttcagctttaatcgatttgtctattctgatcgaagctagtcctgcatcagtcaaacgcacattagatgaatactatcaattgatttcatcatcaaaatccgagattcaacgcaTTCCACAATTACACAATTACTCAAATATTTTTGTTCAaatacatataaaaaatataaatatattctcaaaTACACTCGTATAtactttataaattatatattatttaaaatataattataactatatatatatatatgtgtgtgtgtgcgtgtgcgcGCGCGCCTGTGACAAAGATAGGATTCGAATGTAACTAAGTTAGTTGATAAGTTgtttaaatattatgagaaaaaaaaactatGGTAGGCCCAAGCAATACATGTTATACTTGTCCTCTCATAAGAGATTTAAATATTCTTTatgattttatttgatttaataaTGCGAGAGACGATGGTGGCAAATTGCAGATCGGATCAGGCAAGATTCGGGTTTAATATGGGTTGGGTAACAAATTAGTCGAACCCTACCCGAATCAGAGTCGGATTTAGATTTCTCCATCCTAGTTGAACTCAAATCCGACAACCCGATCGAACCAGTCGAGCCGTTGCGGTAAATAATGGAAACCACGTGCATCAACGGTGGTGACGCAGTCAAGATGGAATGATCATCATGATTCGCGATGCTCAAAGCACAGACTCACCTGGCGTGGGCCCTGTACCCGGTTCACCCAACAGGAAAGGAAGGCCGATTGCCGACCTCGAAGAGGGAAAGGCGTGCGGACTTCCGGGCCGCCTCGGATGCGCGCCGCCGTCTGTGCCCAAATCGCCCCCCGGCTCGTCCTCTTCCGCCCCTCTCCTCCTCGTCTTCGCTTCCCACTTCGCCAACATCGTCCTCCGCGGTTTCCGATCgtttctccttttcctcctcctcctcctcgttcttGTTCCACCATGGAATCTGCTAGGGTTGACAACGATGGCGATAAGGCGGAGAAGATGGAAGAGAAACCTAAGCCAGAGGCGGAACCCTCGCCTCCCGAGAAGCCGCTGCCCGGCGATTGCTGCGGGAGCGGATGCGTCCGATGCGTCTGGGATATCTATTACGAGGAGCTGGAGGCCTACAACCAGATGCTCGCCTCCCGATCCAAAGGTTCCCAATCCTAGTACCTCAACCTCTCTATTCCAGTGTCTCATCTCCATATTTAAGCTTGATTGATCCTGCCTTGTTCATGTTCTGTTGTCGAGACACCTGTGGAAGTTATTCTTTCCAACAATCTTGATTGATCTGTAATTGATATCGTCGATCGATCGAAGTAGTAGTATGTCGATCCTAATGACGTCGGTGGATGTTTCGATTGTGGTAACAATCGAGCGCTTCTTTTTTCCTCTGGAATCTCGTACATGATTGCTATCGATCTCCTACTCCATTCTGTCGCAACCATGGTTGGGTGATTCTACTTGGCAAAATTGATTCGACCTATCACGAAGAAAAGATTTATCGAGTGTTTCTATTCAATTCAATCCTAACAGACAAAAGCACAAACACCTATCATGCAAGTCGAGGCGTCAATCCAACTCGACGGCCAACACAGCACCAACCACAGCTGACCAAAGCCA encodes:
- the LOC135628385 gene encoding uncharacterized protein LOC135628385, which encodes MRAAVCAQIAPRLVLFRPSPPRLRFPLRQHRPPRFPIVSPFPPPPPRSCSTMESARVDNDGDKAEKMEEKPKPEAEPSPPEKPLPGDCCGSGCVRCVWDIYYEELEAYNQMLASRSKGSQS